In Streptomyces violaceusniger Tu 4113, one DNA window encodes the following:
- a CDS encoding PAS domain S-box protein: MGDNRIDVVVADDDPAVREALADLIDSHPDLELVGLAINHEQAVRAAVDHRPRVVIMDVHMPRGDAPSSVRAIRDQVPDARVVALSAHGERETVLNMLAVGASGYLVKGTPAEEILEAIIRAARDQFSMSAELLADCAEPLRRAERASWRFEDLVGNRLEDSFLELLGHAPCGVLIVGPRGRIEYANAHTRHMFGYSSAELRDKRLRDLVPERYRTASEQLIGRVFTSPSAMSGRRRDGTEFPAQFSGGHLQGRQPRGVVFIADLSQLRAAESRFRQLIESSPDAMLIVDTSGRIQAANNRTEALFGYDRDHLIGRAVEALLPDQPLTVSLREWDDSLEEPVGHSVELVGRRSDAKQFPADVSISPLRTEEGLLTVLTIRDITEVQRAQFVLERSLELLEVTDRDRQALLSHLVHAQEAERGRIAADIHDDTIQVITAASLRLQQLRRRLRDPDEQRVMDKLDETLKLSLSRLRQLIFDLRPSSLEHGCLAGALRGLLEQIRTETGITYRLEDRLTAHPPAETMALIYRTAQEALVNVRKHAHAKTVHVQLLGLDDGCLVRIVDDGEGYNPLEVESRPGHLGLSLIQERAQIAGGWCRIESEPGSGTTVEFWVPLGAPPGAPLDPADSPEGDPQP; the protein is encoded by the coding sequence ATGGGCGACAACCGGATCGATGTTGTGGTGGCCGATGACGACCCGGCCGTCCGGGAGGCGCTCGCCGACCTCATCGACTCCCACCCCGACCTGGAACTGGTGGGCCTGGCCATCAACCATGAGCAGGCCGTGCGCGCGGCGGTCGACCACCGCCCCCGGGTCGTGATCATGGACGTGCACATGCCCCGGGGCGACGCCCCCAGCAGCGTCCGGGCCATCCGCGACCAGGTCCCCGACGCCCGGGTGGTGGCGCTGTCCGCCCACGGCGAACGCGAGACCGTGCTGAACATGCTCGCCGTCGGGGCCAGCGGCTATCTGGTCAAGGGCACCCCCGCCGAGGAGATCCTCGAGGCGATCATCCGGGCCGCGCGCGATCAGTTCAGCATGTCCGCGGAGCTCCTCGCGGACTGCGCCGAGCCGCTGCGCCGCGCCGAGCGCGCCTCCTGGCGGTTCGAGGACCTGGTCGGCAACCGCCTGGAGGACTCGTTCCTGGAGCTGCTCGGCCACGCACCGTGCGGCGTCCTGATCGTCGGCCCCCGCGGCCGGATCGAGTACGCCAACGCCCACACCCGGCACATGTTCGGCTACAGCTCGGCGGAGCTGCGCGACAAGCGGCTGCGGGACCTCGTCCCCGAGCGCTACCGCACCGCCTCCGAGCAACTGATCGGCCGGGTCTTCACCTCGCCGTCGGCGATGAGCGGCCGCCGCCGCGACGGCACCGAGTTCCCCGCCCAGTTCAGCGGCGGCCATCTGCAGGGCCGGCAGCCCCGCGGAGTGGTCTTCATAGCCGACCTGAGCCAGCTTCGGGCGGCCGAGAGCCGGTTCCGCCAGCTCATCGAGTCCTCCCCCGACGCGATGCTGATCGTGGACACCAGCGGCCGGATCCAGGCGGCCAACAACCGCACCGAGGCGCTCTTCGGCTACGACCGCGACCATCTGATCGGCCGGGCCGTGGAGGCCCTCCTGCCCGACCAGCCGCTCACCGTCTCGCTGCGCGAATGGGACGACAGCCTGGAGGAGCCGGTGGGCCACAGCGTGGAGCTGGTCGGCCGGCGCAGCGACGCCAAGCAGTTCCCCGCCGACGTCAGCATCAGCCCGCTGCGTACGGAAGAGGGCCTGCTCACCGTCCTGACCATCCGGGACATCACCGAGGTGCAGCGCGCCCAGTTCGTCCTGGAGCGCAGCCTGGAGCTGCTGGAGGTCACCGACCGCGACCGCCAGGCGCTGCTCAGCCATCTGGTCCACGCCCAGGAGGCCGAGCGGGGGCGGATCGCCGCCGACATCCACGACGACACCATCCAGGTGATCACCGCGGCCAGCCTCCGCCTCCAGCAACTGCGCCGGCGGCTGCGGGACCCGGACGAGCAGCGGGTGATGGACAAGCTGGACGAGACCCTGAAGCTCTCGCTCAGCCGGCTGCGGCAGCTCATCTTCGACCTGCGGCCGTCCAGCCTGGAACACGGCTGCCTGGCCGGGGCGCTGCGCGGACTGCTGGAGCAGATACGCACCGAGACCGGCATCACCTACCGGCTGGAGGACCGGCTCACGGCCCATCCCCCGGCCGAGACGATGGCACTGATCTACCGGACCGCCCAGGAGGCGCTGGTGAACGTGCGCAAGCACGCCCACGCCAAGACGGTCCACGTACAGCTCCTCGGGCTCGACGACGGCTGCCTGGTGCGGATCGTCGACGACGGCGAGGGCTACAACCCGCTCGAGGTGGAGTCCCGCCCCGGCCATCTCGGGCTCTCCCTGATCCAGGAGCGGGCCCAGATCGCGGGCGGCTGGTGCCGGATCGAGAGCGAACCCGGCTCCGGCACCACCGTGGAGTTCTGGGTGCCGCTCGGCGCTCCCCCGGGCGCGCCGCTCGACCCCGCCGACTCCCCCGAAGGGGACCCACAGCCGTGA
- a CDS encoding response regulator produces the protein MTAPPELTKVLIVEDHRVVAEGLWALLAEYSDLTVVGWADSVAETVPMAKELKPDVALVDFRLPDGTGADAAAGIRAHDPSVAIVILSADASDSALLAAVEAGACGYLLKSASGDEIASAIRSAAEGETLIPASTLVEVLARHREDARSTAEQNERLDSMTPREQEILTLMSQGLDNRAVAERLSISYATVRTHVRRILEKLDARSQLEAVARAAEFGFKPAQPEGPEE, from the coding sequence GTGACAGCACCTCCCGAACTGACGAAGGTGCTGATCGTCGAGGACCACCGGGTGGTGGCCGAGGGGCTGTGGGCCCTGCTGGCCGAATACTCGGATCTCACGGTGGTCGGCTGGGCCGACTCGGTCGCCGAGACCGTGCCCATGGCCAAGGAGCTGAAGCCCGATGTGGCCCTGGTCGACTTCCGGCTGCCCGACGGCACCGGGGCCGACGCGGCGGCCGGCATACGGGCCCATGACCCCTCCGTCGCCATCGTGATCCTCAGCGCCGACGCCAGCGACTCGGCGCTGCTGGCCGCGGTGGAGGCGGGCGCCTGCGGCTATCTGCTGAAGTCGGCGAGCGGCGACGAGATCGCGTCCGCCATCCGCTCGGCCGCCGAGGGCGAGACCCTCATCCCGGCAAGCACCCTGGTGGAGGTGCTGGCGCGGCACCGCGAGGACGCGCGGTCCACCGCCGAGCAGAACGAGCGCCTGGACAGCATGACCCCGCGTGAGCAGGAGATCCTCACGCTGATGAGCCAGGGCCTGGACAACCGGGCCGTCGCGGAGCGGCTGAGCATCAGCTACGCCACCGTGCGCACGCATGTGCGCAGGATCCTGGAGAAGCTGGACGCGCGCTCACAGCTCGAGGCGGTCGCGAGGGCCGCCGAATTCGGCTTCAAGCCCGCGCAGCCGGAGGGGCCGGAAGAGTGA
- a CDS encoding phosphatase PAP2 family protein produces the protein MAAACYAAVLAAVLTGSQLIRLDWQVALFKPYKQWPQLRPILDAFVITGQRGPAALAALAWACWRGERTRSPRPPLVLGLALLLLNVSVGAVKILTGRVGPHYAQTPGSAELFHGGMVFPSGHTANAVVVWGTVAYLAGRHRRTGALIASVMALGVGLTTVYLGTHWVSDVLGGWLAGVLVLLVLPLFEPLIATVSASVSARAAMYSMGR, from the coding sequence GTGGCCGCCGCCTGTTACGCGGCGGTCCTCGCGGCCGTCCTCACCGGCTCGCAGCTCATCCGGCTCGACTGGCAGGTGGCCCTGTTCAAGCCGTACAAACAGTGGCCGCAGCTCCGACCAATCCTGGACGCCTTCGTCATCACGGGCCAGCGCGGCCCCGCCGCCCTGGCCGCCCTGGCCTGGGCCTGCTGGCGCGGAGAGAGGACCCGGAGCCCGCGTCCGCCGCTGGTTCTGGGCCTGGCGCTGCTGCTGCTCAATGTGAGCGTCGGCGCCGTCAAGATCCTCACCGGGCGGGTGGGCCCGCACTATGCCCAGACCCCCGGGTCCGCCGAGCTCTTCCACGGCGGAATGGTCTTCCCCTCCGGTCATACCGCCAACGCCGTCGTCGTCTGGGGCACCGTCGCCTATCTCGCCGGTCGCCACCGGCGGACGGGCGCGCTGATCGCCTCCGTGATGGCGCTCGGCGTCGGTCTGACCACCGTCTATCTGGGCACCCACTGGGTGAGTGACGTCCTGGGCGGGTGGCTGGCGGGCGTCCTCGTCCTGCTGGTCCTCCCCCTCTTCGAACCGCTGATCGCGACCGTTTCCGCGTCCGTCTCCGCTCGTGCGGCGATGTACTCCATGGGCAGGTGA
- a CDS encoding response regulator: protein MALRVLIADDHAVVRQGLRMILGLDNEIKVVGETTNGREAVRLARELCPDVVLMDLLMPVMDGVSATAEIRQDLPEVEVVALTSSLDDAMVMGAVRAGAIGFLLKNAEADDLRNAVKAAAVGQIHVSPAAISRLMGQVREPSGPEQLTERETEVLTMLARGKANKEIAHDLRIGQQTVKTYVSHILTKLGVHSRTQAAVYAVQSGLVPAGELTPPEALESTTREQWWSA from the coding sequence GTGGCGCTTCGCGTGCTGATCGCAGACGACCATGCGGTGGTCCGGCAGGGCCTACGCATGATTCTTGGGCTCGACAACGAAATCAAGGTGGTGGGCGAGACGACCAACGGCCGGGAAGCCGTACGGCTGGCCCGTGAACTGTGCCCCGACGTGGTCCTGATGGATCTGCTGATGCCGGTGATGGACGGCGTATCGGCCACGGCCGAGATCCGCCAGGACCTCCCCGAGGTCGAGGTGGTGGCGCTGACCAGCTCCCTCGACGACGCCATGGTCATGGGCGCGGTCCGGGCGGGGGCCATCGGCTTCCTGCTGAAGAACGCCGAGGCCGACGACCTCCGTAACGCGGTGAAGGCCGCGGCCGTGGGCCAGATCCATGTCTCCCCGGCCGCGATCTCCCGGCTGATGGGCCAGGTCAGGGAGCCGAGCGGCCCCGAGCAGCTCACCGAGCGGGAGACCGAGGTCCTCACCATGCTCGCGCGCGGCAAGGCCAACAAGGAGATCGCCCATGATCTGCGGATCGGCCAGCAGACGGTGAAGACATATGTCAGCCACATCCTGACCAAGCTGGGGGTGCACAGCCGGACCCAGGCGGCGGTCTACGCGGTGCAGTCCGGCCTGGTACCGGCGGGTGAACTCACTCCTCCGGAAGCACTGGAGTCGACGACGAGGGAGCAGTGGTGGTCGGCGTGA
- a CDS encoding sensor histidine kinase produces MINTRWTPIRRRRSATALAEVTQHILAGETADDTLRLIARRVRELLGADMARVMVLEPGDVLTIRATDGAPWTAPSGPLTPGGSSPARQAIRAGRPTVSSHDRRPRRLGRDPRHAVPASVLDAPLLVRGHPVGVIEVANRGGGRRLSHADVSTVGRFAAPGAHAVAQIRHREHLRRLASAAAGPGSGGSPGSSGSSGLPDPSGFAGASGSSGSSGSSGFAGASGLAGASGPSGSLWGSSGSSGFTRSSGPCVRRTLDSLAAGAVARTGAASCTVYLLEPGPSANLRLVGGGHGHTPPSRKPALEAIAGAAPVIHGGGRTGADGEGPARGAVAAWPLLRESTAIGAMCCHFPPGRDPGEADITLLEVIAGHASCAVENDRQQGATEERSVREERQRISRELHDSVSQALYGIALGARTAREMLERDIDSAEPVGRVETPNPMEGAVWVDPAGGHEAVGEVVDLAELAELAEPIDYIRRLADAAIAETRTLLCRLRPESLETEGLVAALTQHVEALRARYGIATEAKLDVEPETTPEAKHALYRIAQESLHNIAKHSQARNVRLHLLNEPGAVTLTVADDGVGFDCKGSFPGHLGLLSMRERAREVGGTLNVDSRPGQGSRIRARVPATPDS; encoded by the coding sequence GTGATCAATACACGATGGACCCCGATCCGGCGGCGACGGAGCGCCACCGCGCTCGCCGAGGTCACCCAACACATCCTGGCGGGCGAGACCGCCGACGACACGCTCCGGCTGATCGCCCGCCGGGTGCGTGAACTCCTGGGCGCCGATATGGCCCGGGTGATGGTGCTGGAGCCGGGCGACGTCCTGACGATACGAGCCACCGACGGCGCCCCATGGACCGCGCCGAGCGGACCCCTGACGCCCGGCGGCTCCTCCCCCGCCCGCCAGGCGATCCGCGCCGGACGGCCCACGGTCTCCAGCCACGACCGGCGGCCGCGCCGGCTCGGCCGGGACCCCCGGCACGCGGTCCCGGCCTCGGTGCTGGACGCGCCGCTGCTGGTGCGCGGCCACCCCGTGGGGGTGATCGAGGTGGCGAACCGCGGCGGCGGGCGGCGGCTCAGCCACGCCGATGTGAGCACCGTGGGACGCTTCGCGGCCCCCGGGGCCCATGCGGTCGCCCAGATCCGGCACCGGGAACATCTGCGGCGGCTGGCGTCCGCGGCCGCCGGACCGGGCTCCGGCGGTTCCCCGGGCTCCTCGGGGTCATCGGGCCTGCCGGACCCGTCGGGGTTCGCGGGGGCTTCCGGGTCTTCCGGGTCTTCCGGGTCTTCGGGATTCGCGGGAGCTTCGGGGCTCGCGGGAGCGTCGGGCCCTTCGGGTTCCCTTTGGGGCTCGTCTGGTTCCTCGGGGTTCACCCGTTCCTCCGGCCCCTGCGTACGGCGGACCCTGGACTCCCTGGCCGCGGGCGCGGTGGCCCGTACCGGCGCCGCGAGCTGCACGGTCTATCTGCTGGAGCCCGGACCGTCGGCGAACCTGCGCCTGGTCGGCGGCGGCCACGGCCACACCCCGCCGTCCCGGAAACCGGCGCTGGAGGCGATCGCCGGGGCCGCGCCCGTCATCCACGGCGGCGGCCGTACCGGCGCGGACGGCGAGGGCCCGGCGCGGGGCGCGGTGGCCGCCTGGCCGCTGCTGCGCGAATCCACCGCGATCGGCGCGATGTGCTGCCACTTCCCGCCCGGCCGCGACCCCGGCGAGGCGGACATCACCCTCCTGGAGGTGATCGCGGGGCATGCGTCCTGCGCGGTGGAGAACGACCGGCAGCAGGGGGCCACCGAGGAGAGGTCCGTCCGGGAGGAGCGGCAGCGCATCTCGCGCGAGCTGCACGACTCGGTCTCGCAGGCGCTCTACGGCATCGCACTGGGTGCCCGTACCGCCCGCGAGATGCTGGAACGCGACATCGACAGCGCGGAGCCGGTGGGACGGGTCGAGACGCCGAACCCGATGGAAGGGGCGGTATGGGTCGATCCGGCGGGCGGCCACGAGGCCGTCGGGGAGGTGGTGGACCTCGCCGAGCTGGCCGAACTCGCCGAGCCCATCGATTACATACGGCGGCTCGCGGACGCCGCGATCGCCGAGACCCGGACGCTGCTGTGCCGGCTGCGGCCCGAATCGCTGGAGACGGAGGGCCTGGTCGCCGCGCTGACCCAGCATGTCGAGGCGCTCCGGGCCCGGTACGGGATCGCCACCGAGGCGAAGCTGGACGTCGAGCCGGAGACCACACCGGAGGCCAAGCACGCCCTGTACCGGATCGCCCAGGAGTCGCTGCACAACATCGCCAAGCATTCGCAGGCCCGGAACGTACGGCTGCATCTGCTCAACGAACCGGGCGCCGTCACCCTGACGGTCGCCGACGACGGCGTGGGCTTCGACTGCAAGGGCTCCTTCCCCGGCCATCTCGGGCTGCTCTCCATGCGGGAGCGGGCCCGTGAGGTGGGCGGCACGCTGAACGTGGACAGCCGTCCCGGACAGGGAAGCCGCATCCGGGCCAGGGTTCCGGCCACGCCGGATTCCTGA
- a CDS encoding polyprenyl synthetase family protein encodes MQLTVRDRALADGLRAGQAAVDEGLLKATKSDVPFINEAARELTRTAGRRLRPLLVLLAARFGDPGAPGVVPAAVVVELTHLATHYHDGVRDETAVRPGARGPDANWDNTVAVLIGDFLFARASHILADLGPQAVRLQAEAFRRQVTGQILETAGPRDGRDPVEHHLEVLAGRTGALTAVSGRLGALVSGADPSAVDALARYGERLGMASHLADELATPTARRPTLPVLLLLAERVGAGAPERMDPEDRAGRADLADRELYELLTGPADRPGYAEAVARLRTHPVLDRAREETARQADAARAALSTLPDCPARAALESLCETVVRRADAVPPPEPGAPTAPSSSG; translated from the coding sequence ATGCAGTTGACCGTGCGGGACCGCGCGCTCGCGGACGGCCTCCGGGCCGGCCAAGCGGCGGTCGACGAGGGCCTGTTGAAGGCCACCAAGAGCGATGTGCCGTTCATCAACGAGGCCGCGCGGGAGCTGACCCGCACGGCCGGGCGGCGGCTCCGGCCGCTGCTGGTGCTGCTGGCGGCGCGGTTCGGCGACCCCGGCGCGCCGGGCGTGGTGCCCGCCGCCGTCGTCGTCGAGTTGACCCATCTGGCCACGCACTACCACGACGGCGTACGGGACGAGACGGCCGTACGGCCCGGCGCCCGGGGCCCGGACGCCAACTGGGACAACACCGTGGCGGTGCTCATCGGTGACTTCCTCTTCGCCCGCGCCTCGCACATCCTCGCCGACCTGGGGCCACAGGCCGTACGGCTCCAGGCCGAGGCGTTCCGGCGGCAGGTCACCGGCCAGATCCTGGAGACGGCCGGACCGCGTGACGGCCGCGACCCCGTCGAGCACCATCTGGAGGTGCTGGCCGGCCGGACCGGCGCGCTGACCGCCGTCTCCGGACGGCTGGGCGCGCTGGTCTCGGGTGCGGACCCGAGCGCCGTGGACGCCCTCGCGCGGTACGGCGAACGGCTGGGCATGGCGAGCCATCTCGCCGACGAGCTGGCGACCCCGACCGCCCGGCGCCCCACCCTGCCTGTGCTGCTGCTGCTGGCGGAGCGGGTGGGAGCGGGAGCGCCGGAGCGCATGGATCCTGAGGATCGTGCGGGCCGTGCGGATCTCGCGGACCGGGAGCTGTACGAGCTGCTCACCGGGCCCGCCGATCGGCCGGGGTACGCGGAGGCGGTGGCACGGCTGCGCACCCACCCGGTCCTGGACCGGGCCCGCGAGGAGACAGCCCGTCAGGCCGACGCCGCCCGCGCGGCCCTGTCGACGCTCCCCGACTGCCCGGCGAGGGCCGCCCTGGAATCGCTCTGCGAGACGGTGGTGCGGCGGGCCGACGCCGTTCCGCCGCCCGAGCCGGGCGCTCCTACGGCACCCAGTAGTTCTGGCTGA
- a CDS encoding glycosyl hydrolase family 8, protein MTGRDAAGVPFGAHSVPYAPGTLRPSGDPAAADRQVLEHYRRWKASFLRVGDEVGGRGRCAVFTPDAAYPFVAEAQGYGLVITALMAGADPDAHALFDGILRHVLAHPSVNHPDLHAAQQDAGGRDVGGRDSATDGDLDIAYGLLLADRQWGGGHGDYRALALRRIDAVMEREVHPGTRLTKLGDWSSGRFDEVSRTSDWMPDHFRAFRSATGDPRWDEVLDAHLSLAGALRTRHAPATGLLPDFVVDTTSGDPGPAPGKVLESPHDGDYHWNACRVPWRLGADAVTSGDARTRAAARGLSRWARTATGGDPGGIRSGYRLDGTAYGDAGSPAFFAPFAVAAMTEGERGDEGDEGEGGKEDEGAQSWLDALWARMCGSPPDPARAYAAGVQLHSMLVVSQNYWVP, encoded by the coding sequence ATGACGGGACGCGATGCGGCCGGCGTCCCGTTCGGGGCGCACTCCGTCCCGTACGCCCCCGGCACGCTCCGGCCCTCCGGCGACCCGGCGGCGGCCGACCGGCAGGTGCTGGAGCACTACCGGCGGTGGAAGGCGTCCTTCCTTCGCGTGGGCGATGAGGTGGGCGGCCGGGGCCGGTGCGCGGTGTTCACGCCCGACGCGGCGTACCCCTTCGTCGCCGAGGCCCAGGGCTACGGACTGGTGATCACCGCGCTGATGGCGGGCGCCGACCCCGACGCCCACGCCCTCTTCGACGGCATCCTCCGGCATGTGCTGGCCCACCCCTCCGTCAACCACCCCGATCTGCACGCCGCCCAGCAGGACGCCGGTGGCCGGGACGTCGGGGGACGGGACTCCGCGACCGACGGCGACCTCGACATCGCGTACGGACTGCTGCTCGCGGACCGGCAGTGGGGCGGCGGCCACGGCGACTACAGGGCGCTCGCACTGCGGCGGATCGACGCCGTCATGGAGCGCGAGGTGCACCCCGGCACCCGGCTGACCAAGCTCGGCGACTGGTCCTCGGGCCGCTTCGACGAGGTCTCCCGTACGTCGGACTGGATGCCGGACCACTTCCGGGCGTTCCGGTCGGCGACCGGCGATCCGCGGTGGGACGAGGTGCTGGACGCGCATCTCTCACTGGCCGGTGCGCTGCGCACCCGCCATGCCCCGGCCACCGGGCTGCTCCCCGACTTCGTCGTGGACACCACATCCGGCGATCCGGGGCCCGCGCCGGGGAAGGTGCTGGAGAGCCCGCATGACGGCGACTACCACTGGAACGCCTGCCGCGTCCCCTGGCGGCTCGGCGCCGACGCGGTGACCAGCGGCGACGCACGGACCCGGGCCGCCGCGCGCGGGCTCAGCCGCTGGGCGAGGACGGCGACGGGCGGTGACCCCGGGGGAATCCGGAGCGGATACCGGCTCGACGGCACGGCCTATGGGGATGCCGGCTCGCCCGCCTTCTTCGCGCCCTTCGCGGTCGCCGCGATGACGGAGGGCGAGAGGGGTGACGAAGGAGACGAGGGGGAGGGCGGGAAGGAGGACGAGGGGGCGCAGAGTTGGCTGGACGCGCTATGGGCGCGGATGTGCGGCTCCCCGCCTGATCCGGCCCGCGCCTACGCGGCCGGGGTGCAACTCCACTCGATGCTGGTGGTCAGCCAGAACTACTGGGTGCCGTAG
- a CDS encoding PRC-barrel domain-containing protein — protein MIQPADIREWRDQDVVDEQGRKIGVLEAIYVATATDEPAMATVRTGLPTRHRLVFVPVDDAVVGPGYVKVSYTRSLVKKAPSLGIDDVLPAEQEGAIFEHYGKTYQSGPGGGRQLARR, from the coding sequence ATGATCCAGCCAGCCGATATCCGTGAGTGGCGTGACCAGGATGTCGTCGATGAGCAGGGCCGCAAGATCGGGGTGCTCGAGGCGATCTACGTGGCCACCGCCACCGATGAACCCGCCATGGCCACGGTCCGCACCGGACTGCCCACCCGCCACCGGCTGGTGTTCGTCCCGGTGGACGACGCGGTGGTCGGGCCGGGCTATGTGAAGGTCTCCTACACACGGTCGCTGGTGAAGAAGGCCCCCTCGCTCGGCATCGACGATGTGCTGCCCGCGGAGCAGGAGGGGGCGATCTTCGAGCACTACGGGAAGACGTACCAGTCGGGTCCGGGCGGCGGGCGGCAGCTCGCACGCCGCTGA
- a CDS encoding RNA polymerase sigma factor SigF → MSTLTAAEAEQARGGQVRDIALNGVETAGPSDLPTVDDPAKVAPKDARVLTKTFLDRLTELEEGTHEYQYVRNTLIELNLSLVRYAARRFHNRSVEMEDIVQVGTIGLIKAIDRFDLSREVEFTTFAVPYIVGEIKRFFRDTSWAVHVPRRLQELRIDLAKANEELFQRLDRSPTTAELAEHLQLSEDEVVDGLVASNGYLTSSLDAPAEQESGATRVTTYADRFGDVDPAMEAVENLHALKPLVEELGERDRRILQLRFGEEMTQSEIGAELGVSQMHVSRLLSRALSRLRRGMLAEE, encoded by the coding sequence ATGTCGACACTGACGGCAGCCGAAGCTGAGCAAGCACGTGGTGGCCAGGTACGTGACATTGCACTCAATGGAGTTGAGACCGCCGGACCGTCCGATCTGCCCACGGTGGACGATCCGGCAAAGGTGGCGCCCAAGGACGCGAGGGTACTGACCAAGACGTTCCTGGACCGGCTGACGGAGCTGGAGGAGGGGACGCACGAGTACCAGTACGTGCGGAACACCCTCATCGAGCTCAACCTGTCGCTGGTCCGGTACGCCGCCCGGCGGTTCCACAACCGCTCGGTGGAGATGGAGGACATCGTCCAGGTCGGCACCATCGGGCTGATCAAGGCGATCGACCGGTTCGACCTGAGCCGCGAGGTCGAGTTCACCACCTTCGCCGTTCCGTACATCGTCGGCGAGATCAAGCGGTTCTTCCGCGACACCAGCTGGGCGGTGCATGTTCCCCGCCGTCTGCAGGAGTTGCGGATCGATCTCGCCAAGGCGAACGAGGAGCTGTTCCAGCGGCTGGACCGGTCGCCCACCACGGCCGAGCTCGCGGAGCACCTGCAGCTGAGCGAGGACGAGGTCGTCGACGGACTGGTGGCCAGCAACGGCTACCTCACCAGTTCACTGGACGCGCCCGCCGAGCAGGAGAGCGGGGCCACGCGTGTCACCACGTACGCGGACCGGTTCGGCGACGTCGACCCGGCCATGGAGGCCGTGGAGAATCTGCACGCGCTCAAGCCGCTGGTGGAAGAGCTCGGTGAGCGGGACCGCCGCATTCTGCAGCTGAGGTTCGGCGAGGAGATGACGCAGTCGGAGATCGGCGCCGAACTCGGCGTCTCCCAGATGCATGTCTCCCGGCTGCTCAGCCGCGCGCTGAGCCGGCTGCGGCGCGGAATGCTCGCCGAGGAGTAG
- a CDS encoding MFS transporter — MAWVVIGGSKGTLTVIFACYIVGLLGSLLVSGVVSDRVGRKPVLLPALGLAMAACAIFVSASAVAALIVARLFSGIAVGAVVSAGMAAVTDVAGPGRRRLAALPASCAMVFGAGLGPLLAGVLGKGVFVLEAVLLAVAVLVVARMPVRRPVPPAKGAWVRIPGVPRGSGGQLLMGIAVFAPGITATSFVLSLGPSLLSGLLDTTSPVAAGAMAFVMFLTATGAQLAVQRLDRRTILLAGAVSTTIGMGALTAAVRASSVPLLVAAALLAGAGQGMGQLGGLSLLNSGVPASRLAEANAALNVGGYVPAGALPVTAGYLSDAAGLTTGATVFGAVLMALALVGGLVVLAGPASVRRK, encoded by the coding sequence GTGGCCTGGGTGGTCATCGGTGGGTCCAAGGGCACCCTGACGGTGATCTTCGCCTGTTACATCGTCGGGCTGCTCGGTTCGCTGCTGGTCTCGGGCGTGGTGTCGGACCGGGTGGGACGGAAGCCCGTGCTGCTGCCCGCGCTCGGGCTCGCGATGGCGGCATGCGCGATCTTCGTGAGCGCGTCGGCCGTGGCGGCGCTGATCGTGGCGCGGCTGTTCAGCGGGATCGCGGTGGGCGCCGTCGTCTCCGCCGGGATGGCGGCGGTGACCGATGTGGCCGGGCCGGGGCGACGGCGGCTGGCGGCGCTGCCGGCCTCGTGCGCGATGGTGTTCGGGGCCGGGCTGGGGCCGTTGCTCGCCGGGGTGCTGGGCAAGGGCGTGTTCGTCCTGGAGGCGGTGCTGCTGGCGGTGGCCGTCTTGGTCGTGGCGCGGATGCCGGTGCGGCGTCCCGTCCCGCCCGCGAAGGGGGCGTGGGTGCGGATACCCGGGGTGCCGCGGGGGAGCGGCGGGCAACTCCTCATGGGCATCGCCGTCTTCGCGCCCGGCATCACCGCCACCTCCTTCGTGCTGTCCCTCGGGCCGTCGCTGCTCTCGGGGTTGCTGGACACCACCAGCCCGGTGGCCGCGGGGGCCATGGCCTTCGTGATGTTCCTCACCGCGACCGGTGCGCAGCTCGCGGTCCAGCGGCTGGACCGGCGGACGATCCTCCTCGCCGGTGCCGTCAGTACGACGATCGGCATGGGCGCGCTCACCGCCGCCGTCCGCGCCTCCTCCGTACCGCTGCTCGTCGCCGCCGCGCTGCTGGCCGGGGCGGGGCAGGGGATGGGGCAGCTCGGCGGGTTGTCGCTGCTCAACTCCGGTGTTCCGGCGAGTCGTCTGGCGGAGGCCAACGCGGCGCTCAACGTCGGGGGCTACGTGCCCGCGGGCGCGCTGCCGGTAACGGCGGGTTACCTCAGCGATGCGGCGGGGCTGACGACGGGGGCGACCGTCTTCGGGGCCGTTCTCATGGCGTTGGCCCTCGTCGGGGGCCTGGTGGTCCTCGCCGGTCCGGCATCCGTCCGCAGAAAGTAG